The Paracholeplasma brassicae genome contains a region encoding:
- a CDS encoding P-II family nitrogen regulator has product MKLLVFILNKPEKLDRLLKRLAEEHLTGATVFSSSGMATSLISSNDESLSNIFGSLRQILKDTKKDNKTLMMVTSEKNVERVEEIIEEVVGNLDEPNTGILFTIPVDYVRGFKHK; this is encoded by the coding sequence ATGAAATTACTTGTTTTTATTTTAAACAAACCAGAAAAACTAGATCGCTTACTCAAGCGTTTAGCTGAAGAGCACTTAACGGGTGCAACGGTATTTAGTTCCTCTGGAATGGCGACAAGCCTTATTAGTTCAAACGATGAATCGTTAAGCAATATTTTTGGTTCATTAAGACAAATTTTAAAAGATACAAAGAAAGACAATAAGACGTTGATGATGGTAACATCAGAAAAAAATGTTGAAAGAGTTGAAGAGATTATTGAAGAAGTGGTTGGTAACTTAGATGAACCAAACACCGGGATATTGTTTACAATACCTGTTGACTACGTTAGAGGGTTTAAACACAAATGA
- the epsC gene encoding serine O-acetyltransferase EpsC has translation MWFSHLRADIRMAKKNDPSAPSKFCILLTYPGIHALMFYRFAHAVSLLRLRGLARFISNLGRFFTNVDIHPEAKIGRGVFIDHGASVVIGQTAVIGNNVVLFHGVTLGSNGVTTYGKRHPNIEDGVTIYANSSVIGNITIGKNSIIGAHSVVKHDVDENSVVYGNPARLIKKDGKKVISQEPTLEELMKRVKILEEELNHLKQTVS, from the coding sequence ATGTGGTTTAGTCATTTAAGAGCGGATATTAGAATGGCAAAGAAAAACGACCCATCAGCGCCATCAAAGTTTTGTATTTTACTAACTTATCCAGGCATTCATGCGCTGATGTTTTACCGATTTGCCCACGCAGTCAGTCTGCTTCGTTTAAGAGGATTGGCAAGGTTTATTTCTAATCTAGGCCGTTTTTTTACAAACGTCGACATTCATCCTGAGGCAAAAATTGGTCGAGGTGTATTTATCGATCACGGGGCATCGGTTGTGATCGGTCAAACCGCGGTTATTGGGAATAACGTGGTGTTATTCCACGGGGTTACACTAGGATCAAATGGTGTAACAACGTATGGTAAGAGACACCCGAACATCGAAGATGGGGTAACGATTTATGCGAATTCCAGTGTCATCGGAAACATTACAATTGGAAAGAACTCGATTATTGGTGCACATTCCGTAGTCAAACACGACGTAGATGAAAATAGTGTGGTCTATGGCAATCCTGCAAGACTAATCAAAAAAGATGGGAAAAAAGTCATCAGTCAAGAACCAACCTTAGAAGAACTGATGAAACGGGTAAAAATACTCGAGGAAGAATTGAATCATTTAAAACAAACCGTTAGTTAG
- the cysK gene encoding cysteine synthase A, translated as MMKIHEDYTKLIGNTPLVRLCKLANYFNIEGEIIAKVERFNPLSSVKDRLGLALIENLEEKDLIKEDTIIIEPTSGNTGVGLAFVCAQRGYRLTIVMPSSVTKERIQIIEAFGATVVLTDMKDGMKGAIAYCNNQLEQDKRYVMAQQFDNEANVRMHEKTTALEVIRDTDGQFDLFLAGVGTGGTISGVGTVLKEQLPNVKVIAVEPSNSAVLSGNQSGSHKIQGIGAGFVPPIFRRDVIDEIMTVSDEDAMIMTRLVAKLEGVFVGISSGAALHATVMALKKKENHGKRAIVILPDTGERYLSTGVFNHVV; from the coding sequence CTGATGAAAATACACGAGGACTATACGAAATTAATCGGAAATACACCACTTGTTAGGCTTTGCAAGTTAGCCAATTATTTTAACATCGAAGGCGAAATTATCGCCAAAGTTGAAAGGTTCAATCCATTATCAAGTGTGAAAGATCGACTTGGTTTGGCATTAATTGAAAACTTAGAGGAAAAAGATTTAATTAAAGAAGATACCATCATTATTGAACCCACCTCAGGTAACACAGGCGTGGGACTAGCTTTTGTCTGTGCACAACGTGGCTATCGATTAACCATTGTGATGCCAAGTTCAGTAACAAAAGAGCGCATTCAAATTATCGAAGCGTTTGGTGCAACGGTCGTTTTAACGGATATGAAGGACGGAATGAAAGGCGCGATAGCTTATTGTAATAATCAACTGGAACAAGACAAACGTTACGTCATGGCTCAGCAGTTTGATAATGAAGCGAACGTTAGAATGCATGAGAAAACAACCGCACTTGAAGTGATTAGAGATACCGATGGGCAATTTGATTTATTTTTAGCAGGTGTCGGTACGGGTGGCACGATCAGTGGGGTTGGAACGGTATTAAAAGAACAGTTGCCAAACGTAAAAGTGATTGCGGTAGAGCCTTCAAACTCAGCTGTTTTGTCTGGAAATCAAAGTGGATCACATAAGATTCAGGGCATCGGTGCCGGATTTGTACCACCGATTTTTAGAAGAGACGTCATTGATGAGATCATGACGGTGAGTGATGAAGACGCCATGATTATGACTAGATTAGTAGCAAAACTCGAAGGGGTCTTTGTTGGAATTTCATCCGGTGCTGCTCTGCACGCAACGGTAATGGCGTTAAAGAAAAAAGAGAACCACGGCAAACGTGCGATCGTTATTCTACCTGATACAGGGGAACGCTATTTATCGACCGGGGTATTTAATCATGTGGTTTAG
- a CDS encoding MBL fold metallo-hydrolase, whose amino-acid sequence MTIKRFTLGAVQSNCYILHINNKALVIDPGYESDLVLNYLTNHSLDVEIIYITHGHFDHIGGVNQLKTIYPNASVYAPLLDAELMDKDYGIQTIEKVMVDFYIKEADFQVLPFSQKPFRVLYVPGHSKGSTALYAQGILFSGDTLFRGSIGRTDLYLGNFDELIHSIKTSFYTLPEDTIVYPGHGFQTTINQEKKYNPFVRG is encoded by the coding sequence ATGACGATTAAACGATTTACACTTGGAGCTGTTCAATCAAACTGCTATATTCTACACATCAATAACAAAGCCTTAGTCATTGATCCTGGCTACGAATCTGATCTTGTGCTTAATTACTTAACTAATCATTCACTTGACGTCGAAATCATTTATATCACACACGGTCACTTTGATCACATCGGTGGCGTTAATCAATTAAAAACCATTTATCCAAATGCGAGCGTCTATGCCCCTTTATTAGACGCCGAATTGATGGATAAAGACTACGGCATTCAAACGATTGAGAAGGTCATGGTCGATTTTTATATCAAGGAAGCGGATTTTCAAGTTCTTCCTTTTTCACAAAAACCATTTAGAGTTCTTTATGTACCTGGTCACTCAAAAGGGTCTACTGCACTTTATGCACAAGGTATTTTATTTAGCGGTGACACGTTATTTCGAGGCAGCATTGGTAGAACCGATTTATATTTAGGCAATTTTGATGAATTAATCCATTCCATCAAAACTTCCTTTTATACCCTACCTGAGGACACCATTGTCTATCCTGGTCATGGGTTTCAAACAACCATCAATCAAGAAAAAAAATATAACCCTTTTGTTAGAGGGTAG
- a CDS encoding O-antigen ligase family protein: MKKIERFLNSNYYLILITLIGFLTWVMKDDYQQYNEYGMLLLLIPMSLIFMLFENTMYTMPLFATLLYIYNVQGMNLETISGFHFVYVLFFFLVIGPIVHLIRFKPTFKKGALFLAFFLSALAQILSIFYVKVTPTYLQISLFGFFYLLLYVFFVSTSKPSLAYVMKIMFFMSLLLSGEILFNIYQGFQSYGIEIGIKERIKLGMKTSWGRGDYGWGNINDVVIHLVLMMPSQVYYLLKYPKRLVLWFFPLLSSFTIFLSASRGGYISLGLSILCFAVILIRYGKRHTYYNGLIALVVTSLILIKFPVLVETAVEVFMQGGLDDLDQFSSSRITLYKHAVELFKQYPIFGAGWESMTDIGNPNRIQVFHSTLFHTMAVMGSFGLIALVVYFYQTYRLMIEKRKFEVLFIIIGVTVTQIHGLIDNTQFMLVYTFITIILMVSIENNTQIETKTVPILN, encoded by the coding sequence ATGAAAAAAATAGAGCGTTTTTTAAATTCAAATTATTATCTCATTCTCATTACACTTATCGGGTTTTTAACTTGGGTAATGAAGGATGATTATCAACAATATAACGAGTATGGTATGCTTTTACTCTTAATTCCAATGTCACTGATATTCATGTTGTTTGAAAACACCATGTATACGATGCCATTGTTTGCAACCCTACTCTACATCTACAACGTTCAAGGCATGAATCTTGAGACAATCAGTGGTTTTCACTTCGTCTATGTGTTGTTCTTCTTTTTAGTGATTGGTCCTATTGTCCACTTGATTCGGTTTAAACCAACGTTCAAAAAAGGCGCATTATTCCTTGCCTTCTTCTTATCTGCACTAGCGCAAATATTATCAATTTTCTATGTGAAGGTCACACCAACCTACCTACAAATCTCACTTTTCGGTTTCTTTTATTTGTTGCTTTATGTGTTTTTTGTGAGCACATCAAAACCATCTTTAGCGTATGTCATGAAAATCATGTTTTTCATGAGTTTACTCTTAAGTGGGGAGATTTTATTTAATATCTATCAAGGATTTCAATCCTACGGCATTGAAATTGGAATTAAAGAACGCATTAAATTAGGCATGAAAACGTCCTGGGGTCGTGGCGATTACGGTTGGGGCAATATCAATGACGTTGTTATCCACCTCGTTTTAATGATGCCTTCACAAGTGTATTATCTCCTCAAATACCCAAAACGCTTGGTTCTGTGGTTTTTCCCGCTACTAAGTAGTTTTACCATCTTCTTATCTGCTTCAAGAGGCGGCTATATTTCACTAGGTCTTTCCATCTTATGCTTCGCAGTCATACTCATTCGCTACGGTAAGAGACACACCTATTACAACGGATTGATCGCTCTTGTTGTCACAAGCCTAATTCTAATTAAATTTCCTGTGCTTGTTGAGACCGCTGTTGAGGTCTTTATGCAAGGTGGTCTTGATGATTTAGATCAGTTCTCCTCTTCAAGAATCACATTATACAAGCACGCTGTTGAATTATTCAAACAGTACCCGATTTTTGGTGCTGGTTGGGAATCAATGACCGACATTGGTAATCCAAATCGAATTCAAGTCTTTCATTCAACGTTGTTTCACACCATGGCGGTCATGGGAAGCTTTGGTTTAATCGCACTAGTTGTCTATTTCTATCAAACTTACCGATTAATGATTGAAAAAAGAAAATTTGAAGTCCTCTTTATTATAATTGGTGTAACTGTGACACAAATTCATGGCTTAATTGATAATACACAGTTCATGCTTGTTTACACATTCATCACGATCATATTAATGGTCTCAATCGAAAATAACACCCAAATAGAAACAAAAACCGTGCCTATCCTGAATTAA